The stretch of DNA GGTCTCTGCATATGTGTTATGACTCTATGAAGAAATAGAGAGTTCACATAAAGCCAAAGGCTCTAAGGTGATATGCTGCTGGAATGGTGTTGGCTGTTAAATGGTATGAGTTGGAGATCTACTAGAGCTGCTTCGGTTTCTTTATacttggctttttttttttgatttggttgGTGATTCAAGCATTTGTATTTTTTGGGTATTTGATGGACCGACGTACTATTTCTCCCTCAAAACTATCATATCTTGCCAGTTCTCCATCGATCTTTGATATCTTACCAGTTCTCCTTCGGACTTATATATTCGGTCTATATCCCCCCTAATCCATACTTCTATGCTTATTTCCCCATCGAACTCGATTTACACGGTTTTGGTACAAAACCCGATAGAAACCCATATTAAACCAGTATGAAACCAATTTAGAACCCGGGTAACATAAACAACCCGACCCCCCAACcctacttcttctttttctattttaaatcgAGAAACCCCAAATTGGcaactaagaaccctaaaaatcgaaatcgaaaaagaaatctctctatttttctctcacTCAAAATCATGAGCAATGTCTCTGGATCTTCGAGCTGTTCTTCAAATGTCTGCGAAAGAGGAAGAGTTGCTGGTGTACTGCTTCAGGTTACAACCGCTTACCAGCGCATAGTCGAGAACACACTCCTTAAAAGCGATTCCATTGTAGAAGCTTTCCCCTTTGAACATTGAACCGTTACCACGAACGATGGGTGTCCCCCTTCTCGCAGGACCACTACGAACATGTTCCTCAGCCTCATCATCACTTTCTGGGTATACGTTGTGACGAATCGATTCCTCCGCATCCGTGAAATCTGTCGCAATCTGGTTGATATGAAATTCATCCCGATCCTCAGCTTATGCGTCGAAATCAAATCCAAGAGGCGGATTGGTAATGGGAATTAACACCATCGCAACCggcaagagagaagaaacgagaagaagaaatgtGAAAAAAACTAGGGTTCGTCGAGGCTCGAGagagaaaaggggaaaaatcGAATATATAAGTTCGAAGAAGAACTGGTAAGATATCAAAGATGGATGGGGAACTGGCAAGATATAATAGTTCCGAGGGGAAAATAGTACGTCGGTCCGTATTTGATAGAATGACTCTATgtaaaatgtatgttttattaatataatgtaatattaattttatttatgaatcaatttgaaatttatattttatgcaaTATAGGTttcaaataattgaaatatagCACATGATAATATACATTACAACAGCATTaacaaaatgatacaaaacaatattttacaccactaataaaatgatacaaaacaatctcttataacactaataaaataatataaaacaatattttataacacGAAAAAGGCCATGAAAAACTACATCATAGCATGAAtcaaatgttacaaaatattattttttagcaGACGATTATCGCTATTATAGGTCTGACTATCGTAGCATTAAAAAAACTGCTATGATATGTAGGGGGTGCTATTATAGCTTCTCATGTCCTAGCGTTTATGAAAGCGCTACCAAAACCCTATAGTAGCATTTTCAGTGTGCTACCAATGtccatatttcttgtagtgagatCTGAATTTACAGTGAAGTCACGGTGGTCGGGAAGTAAAACCAAGGCTAAGACTACCCTTTGTGTACAGAAGCATGAAAGAAGGGGAACAgtccgacgccggcgagcccTAGCTTCACCGACATTGGAAAACTGTACCGAAGTGGATGAAACTGCTTAGTGATGTGGAAAATcgaaaatgatgtgtattttaatttgctgatgtgtatttttttaatttttttactcaaaatcaaaaaacaaaacccaagggaTAAATTGTAATTAACCCCAAgacactaaacatttgagtaattttcaaaagatttatagatatgagtaataaaccaattTTTGATAACATTTCAGTAATTCTTTTgacttttattagtatagactgaaacctatataaattaataaattatagaggttttactgcaTATGATACGTCACgtagaatgttttttttttctttttttttttaacagtccTCACGTAagatgcttatatatatatatatatatatatatatatatatatatatatatatatatatatatatatatatccatagtCACTTCTTCTGTACAAGAAACATATACGTGCGAAAGTATTCACAACAAATAATACATTAAGGACTAATTGGTTCATTTGAAAAATCTAATACTAAATCTAGAATTAGAAACAGTTACATGCGAAAGTGACGGGAAGACCAAGAAAACCATTTTGTTATGGAAAGGCAATCAACGaattacaaaatccaaaatagaaaattatgttCCTGCTACTTGAAATCTCTCTTGTCATCATCCAACCCCAAAATccttgaaagaaaaaagaaaaaaaaatcttccggAGCTGCTGACactctttttgtgtttttgcatGGCGTTTCCTCTTCGTGTCTAAGAGCGTTCCGATTCTGTTCCTCTTCTGGTATGTGATAGTCACGAAAGGGTAATGAGGATTATAAGTAATCGATTTTTCATTCCTCTTGTTAATAATTTTGCTCAACGGATTTGGATTAATGGGGACTAATTTTTTTCCGAATGTTCATTAGATTCTCTGCATATATTGGCgtgagaaaaaaaactaaatgtaaaataaagaaaaaaatatataagaaaacgtTGGGAGAGGGGGGTGGGGATTGATGTTTTTGTCGATTAATATGGGGTTGATGTTACAAACTTCTAGCTACttcatttttagattttagttttttttattccagACTTCATTTTTGTTGAGATCTaacccatttaattttttgtttttgtttttttgtttcgcTTTGATTTAATCATGTTTTTGGGATTTAAAATGCAGCTTGCCTAggaagattttatatatatatatccttggaAGGAGAAAATGGATGAAAACAATGGGGTAAAGTTAACCGGGATCAAGCAGATTGTGAGACTAAAGGAGATTCTTCAAAAATGGCAAACTGTCACAATAGGTTCAAAGTCAGATGATAGCGAGTTGGGGGCTAAAAAGCACACAGCAATCATTTCCCCGGTTATCAACAAGAGGTTGTTGGATTTGAAGACTTGTGACTCGGACGAGGAAACTACTTGCCATAGCCCTGAGTCACCACCAGATGTTCCTAAAGGGTATTTGGCTGTATATGTTGGACCCGAGCTCCGGAGATTTATCATACCCACAAACTTTCTTAGCCACTCTCTTTTCAAGGTCTTGCTCGAGAAGGCTGAGGAAGAGTATGGATTTGATCACAGCGGCGCGTTAACCATACCATGTGAGGTGGAGACTTTCAAATTCTTACTTAAGTGCATTGAGAACCATCCTAAAGATGACACCTCGGGTAATAAACTCTTGTTCTTTATCCTCTTGctcaaaaatatctaaattttgTATAGTACTATACAATTTGGAAAGCATGTTGTCTAATGATTTTTTGAGACGCTATTGAACACACAAATCAGTGATGAAGAAGtcttatagattttttttccattttttgttCCTTGCAGCTGGAGATCCAATAGAAACAGAAGAGTAAATAATAGCACACCACTTATATAAaattcttcttgttctcttttaTTACGATCCCCTTTGAAACTCATATTAGGGCTGATAATTCCCAATGGTAATTGTAAATCAGTTTCTCTTtgtatttttctgattttgtttttcttctacttctccgTTGCTTTTTACAAAAGGAAGAGTAGAGATGATTGTTTAAGTGTGGAGGAAATGATGGTCAAATACTCAATGTGATTACATATGGTTATGTCACCAATCTATTATGGAGTAAACTATGCATGTGAAAAGCCAACCTTACATTTGTGGTTAAATTTAAGTGAGAGGTAGATCCATGTCAACCCGTTGATTATGAGAGATATCCAACCGACACTAATAATTCTCTAAGCTAATATGGCGATAGAAATGCCTTATAAGAACTCTATTGTGAACTCGACATTCTCGATGACATACTAGTCATTTTTCGCAGGCTATAACATGATATTCATCCAAGTCTAGGTTATTGTAAAGAAAATCGCGGGAAACAAaatctattcatttttaatcaAAGTTAGTGCATGAAGCTAACTACATGTTTTAGGATCAAAATCAGAATGAAGAAGACAGGCCCGGTCTGTAATATTCGTggtcaaatacaaaaaaaaaagtttggagcttcttttttttcctcaaattcggggtctttatataaaaaacaagattacaaaggtttccaaaaacaaacataaaaaaaaaaaatggtgttgTGAATTATAACTACAAATACatttatatgtgtttgtaatattttgtgaaatgaACAAGAAAtaatcaagagagagagagatgtagggacgagagagagagattgggaagtctttttcttttgatcaaagacaaaaactatattttttacacTCTTACACAACCCCTTATTTATAGGACACAACAAAACACATGAGTCACTACCCTTTAGTTTTAGTAATGACAAGTGGAGAGATGTAGTGACAAATGTTAACACTTCAAACATTACATAGACAAGTGTAATGCcatgtgtcttgtgatggataatcacacttatttcataacactcccccttgagtATCCATCACCAGCAATGAATTACACACTGcttcattaaaaaccttatcatggaaaaacccagtgggataaaaaccatgacaaaggaaaaagagtacagtaGTGTAAACTCCCCCTCGAAAAAACTTCATAGGTCTCGTAGATGCCCCATTCCAATACTCTGAGTATGCTTTCGGAATGTTAAAGTAGGAAACACCTTTGTAAACATGCTTTATAGTTCCCAACGAATAGTGATGCAATCTCTCCCTTCATTGGCATTCTCCGTCGAGGTCGATCTTTTGCGTGTTAactgctgcctcgttaaaaaccttgtcatggaaaaacccagtgggataaaaaccatgataagggaaaaagagtgcagccacGCGAATCATCATATTCTCTCCATTATTTAAGTAACTCTGTTACATTATTACTTGAGTTGATGGACTGTCTATCaacttctttattcttctcgAATTCTTGAGTGTAAGAGAGGAATATGTCTTCTTTTGTCGCTCTTGGTGTAGCTTCCTTTCATTTGGGGGACATAACAGAGTCTTCAAACAGAGTTGTTgccttttaatttcttcttgcTAATGAGTCTCAACAAGCATTAACTAGTTGATGCTGATCAAACCCTCAGTGCAAAGTTCTTTGCCAACATGTTATGAGGCTCCCATCTTTGGCGGGTAACTATTGGTTGACGTTCGAGCGTCATCTGAGCCATTATGGATTCTCGATGGCATATGAAGCACAATTATTTTGGCATGAATTGAATAAACGACGACCAAAGTCTATCACTAAAACGTCCCGAAGTCGCTGTTTTgcgatatatctttatatacatCTGATACTGTTTAATCGTAGGTCACACTATTTATCTCTTCATTGTTCCATATTCATTTGCGTTTTAAGTATTCGTTGGAACgttatttcatcttttgttgTATACATTGTGATCTCATTCGAGAGCCATTTcatctcttctattttttttttggacatcaaaacaaaatcacGCATTTCTGTTGCCATGTTTTAATGTTAACGCATCACATGTTTCTCAGCATCAAGTGATGAGACCGTGACTCTTTCACGCATCACATTCTGTTACCACCCAAACAAAATCACGCACCACAGGggattttgttttaatgttaaCGCATCACATAGATTTATAATTAATCCTTCTCTCCATTTATAAATTGCACTTCTGTTGTattatgtattaatgttttattatgttttgtatgtttgaaaattaataaaaatggaatatttctttaattttataaaatcttaaatgtttacacatttatatcacttctattctatttaaaattttaaaattttgaaaaacaatattttcaaaaataagagacccataataagaacctaccaataaaagagaaaattttatctaagagatcatgagttcttatattccaaacagtacacaattaattcataaaaaatttaagaactccccttataTGAACCCCCCAATAAACTTGCTCTTAGATACCCAGAGACACTAGACGTGTCATTATTTTAGTGGTTATgttatgaatatagagtttagggataaagctcttgtgATTCTTATTAATTATTCCCAaggttacatgcatatatatagtagattacAAGTCTTAGCTTAAACCGACCTAAGAGAGTAATGGCCGAGTAAGGCTTCGGCTAATGGGCCGAAGCTGTATGGACTGAGTATAGCCAATGGACCGAGACTCCATGGATAAGATACGGGCCGGTCTagtgagtccactaagtgtttcacaacactcccccttggacaaAACGACTGTTCctatgttggatgggatcgctgcaatgtTCTTAGgagatgctgcctcattaaaaccttaccaggaaaacccattgggacaaaaccttggtgaaggaaaaagagtacagcacacatacATTGCTCCCCCTaatccaaacatcactccaagtccctAAGTCTCCgtattccaatctggtgcgtgagcttcttgaaagtTGTTGTCGGTAacaatttggtgaagagatcggctgagttgtcacttgactgaacttgcactataagaacttctccggccttttgtagttcatgtgtatGGAAGAACTTTGGtaatatgtgcttcgtccgatctcccttgatgtaaccttccttgagctgtgcgatgcatgCTGTGTTATCTTCATAAATTACGGTTGCCTCTTTGCTGTCTTCCAATCCACTGTCTGTCCGAATATGCTGAGTcatggaccgcaaccaaacacactcacggctggcttcgtGCATTGCTAGTATCTCTGCGTGATTTGATGATGTTGCTACAAgggtttgcttcatagaacgccaagagattgttgtaccaccgtgtgtaaacacatagccTGTTTGTGATTTCCCattgtgtggatcggatagataacctgcatcagcaaaaccaactaaaccatctttgttatagttagtgtAATATAGACCATAGTCTGTCGTACCCTGTAGGTATCGCAGAACATGTTttataccattccagtgccttatggtcgaacaagaactatatcttgctaggaggttcacggcaaaacttaTGTCCGgcctagtgtggctagccaggaacattaacgctcctatagcactgaggtaaggcacttcaggtccgagaacttcttcatcggccttcttaggagcaaatggatctttatccacttgtgtacttctcacaaccatggggctagtcaatgggtgagcttgctccatattaaacctcttgagtaccttttctgtatatgccttttgatgcacaaggataccattgtttatgtactcaagctgcaatcccaaacagaatcttgtcttgcctaggtctttcatctcaaattctctcttgagatattctacagtttgggcgatttccccagaggttccaaggatgttcaaatcatccacatagactgctattatcacaaatcctttgtttgcaaacttctttataaatatgcATGGGGTCGTTCCGATAGCCTTTCTTTGCCAAAAATTCGCTTAatcggttataccacattcgaccactctgtttcagtccataaagcgatttgtctagccttatgcagtactgttctcgagaactacTCTTATCTTTGAATTCTATTCCCTCTAGTAATctcatatagatttcattatccagtggaccatataagtaagcagttacaacatccattaaccgcaaatccagtttttctcttacagccagacttattagatatctaaaagtcgttgcatccatcacaggggagtatgtctcctcataatctatgcctggtctttgagagaatccttgtgctacaagccgtgctttgtatctcacgatttcattcttctcatttctctttcttacaaagacccacttatgtccaactggtttaatttcaggtgttatccttaagatcggaccaaacacacttctcttctttaaagagtttaactccacatcaatagcttctttccatctaagccaatctttgctttgagtgcactctaatatagatgtgggttctagatcctcatttagTTCAAGTGCTACGTTGTATGCGAAAATATCATCGACGTCAATATCCTTACGGTTCCAAGTAATtctagacatgatataattgatagATATCTCATCATTATCAATATTCTCAGGACCTagaggttcagcgtcctgaaccCCATCCGGCTCCTTATCATTTGGCCCGGCCATGTCTGTATTCTCGGTAATTCCctgaacctcggtctgttttgcacctttagactttcgagggtttttatctttggaacctaatggtcNGAGGTCcaatcttagttctctgtggtggagcaatcggaagataaacggcacaaccgaatgtcttgagatgggatatgtctggctcatgacccgttaatagttgggatggtgaatatttatgttcactggatggcctgatgcgtatgagcTCTGCTGCATGcaatactgcgtgtccccaagccgacacagggagcttcgatctcattaacaatggtcgagctatcatttgtattcgtttaatgaaggactCAGCCagtccgttttgtgtatggacatgtgccacaggatgttccacactcacccccatggacatacaataatcattaaacgcttgggatgtgaattcaccagcattatctagacgtatagtcttaagtggaaagtctggaaagtgtgctcttagCCTTATAATCTGAGCCAANCAACATCTTTGTAAAGGCAAGGTTTCTTGTAGATAACaagcaaacatgcgaccatctggttgatgcatctatcatcaccataaaatatttaaacgaCCCACTAAATGGGTGTATTGGTCCGCAaatatcaccttgtatcctttccagaaagtttaaagtctctcttgtgacttttactggtgaaggCCTTATAA from Camelina sativa cultivar DH55 chromosome 9, Cs, whole genome shotgun sequence encodes:
- the LOC104710848 gene encoding auxin-responsive protein SAUR40-like, with the translated sequence MDENNGVKLTGIKQIVRLKEILQKWQTVTIGSKSDDSELGAKKHTAIISPVINKRLLDLKTCDSDEETTCHSPESPPDVPKGYLAVYVGPELRRFIIPTNFLSHSLFKVLLEKAEEEYGFDHSGALTIPCEVETFKFLLKCIENHPKDDTSAGDPIETEE